One Salvia hispanica cultivar TCC Black 2014 unplaced genomic scaffold, UniMelb_Shisp_WGS_1.0 HiC_scaffold_490, whole genome shotgun sequence genomic region harbors:
- the LOC125199413 gene encoding uncharacterized protein LOC125199413: MGISTQRLGCAANFPPPPTFSRAAGKHKSNCLALAPVRSVKPLKWAVRVAKQQLPPKSEVQRLVDFLYEDLPHLFDDQGIDPSAYDHRVKFRDPITKHDSITGYLFNIAMLKKLFTPNFHLHSVKQTGPYEITTRWTMVMKFVVLPWKPELVFTGTSVMGINPENMKFCSHVDYWDSIKNNDYFSFEGLVDVAKQLWIYKTPDLETPRYRVLKRTANYEVRKYDPFIVVETNGDKLSGSTGFNSVAGYIFGKNSAAEKIPMTTPVFTQALNPEISKVSIQIVLPSDKDINSLPAPNEAEISIRKVDEGIAAVSKFSGKPEEDIVRAKENTLRQNLVSDGLRAKEGCLLARYNDPGRTWSFTMRNEVLIWLEEFVLD; encoded by the exons ATGGGCATCTCAACACAGCGGTTGGGTTGCGCAGCCAACTTCCCTCCGCCACCGACCTTTTCCCGCGCAGCTGGGAAGCACAAATCCAATTGCTTAGCCTTAGCCCCAGTGAGAAGCGTGAAGCCATTGAAGTGGGCGGTTAGGGTCGCCAAACAACAACTGCCGCCAAAATCGGAGGTGCAGCGGCTGGTGGATTTCCTGTACGAGGACCTTCCCCACCTCTTCGATGATCAAGGAATCGATCCCTCCGCCTACGACCACCGCGTCAAGTTCAGAGATCCGATTACCAAGCACGACTCCATCACCGGCTATCTCTTCAACATCGCCATGTTGAAGAAGCTCTTCACCCCTAATTTCCATCTCCACTCCGTCAAGCAG ACAGGGCCTTATGAGATAACTACGAGGTGGACTATGGTGATGAAGTTTGTGGTCTTACCTTGGAAGCCCGAACTAGTGTTCACTGGCACTTCTGTTATGGGCATTAACCCCGAAAACATGAAGTTCTGCAGTCATGTG GACTACTGGGATTCCATCAAGAACAATGACTATTTCTCGTTTGAAGGTTTAGTAGACGTGGCTAAGCAG CTTTGGATTTACAAGACTCCGGACCTGGAAACGCCAAGATATCGCGTACTCAAAAGAACTGCAAACTATGAG GTGAGAAAGTATGATCCCTTTATAGTTGTTGAAACTAATGGAGACAAGTTGTCTGGCTCGACCGGCTTCAATTCAGTTGCTGG GTATATATTTGGGAAGAATTCTGCAGCAGAGAAGATACCAATGACAACCCCTGTATTTACTCAAGCTCTCAACCCAGAAATCTCCAAAGTATCCATTCAAATAGTTCTTCCTTCAGACAAGGATATAAACAG TTTGCCAGCTCCAAATGAAGCAGAAATCAGTATAAGGAAAGTTGATGAAGGTATAGCTGCAGTGTCGAAGTTCAGTGGAAAGCCAGAAGAGGATATTGTTCGAGCAAAGGAAAATACTTTGAGACAAAATCTTGTGAGCGACGGTCTCAGAGCTAAAGAGGGTTGTTTGTTAGCACGTTACAACGATCCAGGGAGGACGTGGAGCTTTACAATG AGGAATGAAGTGCTAATATGGCTTGAAGAGTTTGTGCTGGACTGA